One Rhea pennata isolate bPtePen1 chromosome 3, bPtePen1.pri, whole genome shotgun sequence DNA segment encodes these proteins:
- the CAPN9 gene encoding calpain-9 isoform X3, with protein sequence MPYPYREAKPRRPALPRDARDTHSSGQGYEALRQECRRRGVLFEDPDFPATDASLFFSEKPPVPFIWKRPGFWQHNEWLDVVVDDRLPTFKGRLVFLHSAEHNEFWSALLEKAYAKLNGSYEALKGGSTIEAMEDFTGGVGEMYEVKRAPDNFYEILEKALKRCSMVGCSIDTSSAAESEAKTPFGLIKGHAYSVTGIDEVTYRGRKVQLIRIRNPWGQVEWNGPWSDNSPEWRSVSPSEQKRLSQTALDDGEFWMKFEDFKMHFDKVEICNLTPDALEDSTPQKWEVTIHQGSWVRGSTAGGCRNFLETFWTNPQIKLHLTEKDDGQEDCTFIAALMQKDRRKLKKLGAEMLTIGYSIYESPSGDGHLNKDFFRYHPSKARSKTYINLREVSDRFKLPPGDYVLIPTTFEPHQEADFCLRIFSEKKAITKDLDENVAIDLPEPPNPTPSPQETEEEKQFRALFEQISGKDMEINAEELEYILNVILKKTKNIKFKNLSLISCRNIISLMDSSGNGKLEFNEFKVFWERMKKWINIFLQFDFDKSGSMSSYELRSALKAAGYQLNNYLLQLIVLRYSDEQFQIEFDDFLNCLIRLENASRVFQALSVKNKEFINLNISEFINLAMNI encoded by the exons ATGCCCTACCCATACCGGGAGGCGaagccgcggcgcccggcgctgccgcgggaCGCGCGGGACACCCACAGCTCGGGGCAAGGCTACGAGGCGCTGCGGCAGGAgtgccggcgccgcggggtGCTCTTCGAGGACCCCGACTTCCCCGCCACTGACGCGTCGCTCTTCTTCAGCGAGAAGCCACCCGTCCCCTTCATCTGGAAGAGGCCCGGG TTTTGGCAGCACAATGAGTGGCTGGATGTCGTGGTTGACGATCGATTACCCACCTTCAAAGGCCGCTTGGTTTTCCTGCACTCAGCTGAACACAATGAATTTTGGAGTGCCTTACTAGAGAAAGCCTATGCCAA GCTGAACGGCAGCTACGAGGCCCTGAAAGGAGGCAGCACAATAGAAGCCATGGAAGATTTCACTGGAGGAGTAGGAGAAATGTATGAGGTTAAAAGGGCTCCTGATAATTTCTATGAAATCCtagagaaagctctgaaaagatGTTCAATGGTGGGCTGCTCTATCGAT aCCAGCAGTGCTGCCGAGTCAGAAGCCAAAACCCCCTTTGGGCTTATAAAGGGCCATGCTTACTCCGTGACTGGCATCGACGAG GTGACCTATCGGGGCCGGAAAGTGCAGCTCATAAGAATAAGGAATCCCTGGGGCCAGGTGGAGTGGAACGGCCCATGGAGTGACAA ttctCCAGAGTGGCGCTCGGTTAGCCCATCTGAGCAGAAACGCTTATCGCAGACAGCACTGGATGATGGAGAGTTCTG GATGAAATTTGAAGacttcaaaatgcattttgataaAGTTGAGATCTGCAATCTCACTCCAGATGCCCTGGAAGACAGCACTCCCCAAAAGTGGGAGGTGACCATCCACCAGGGGAGCTGGGTCCGGGGATCCACTGCTGGAGGATGCAGAAATTTTCTAG AGACTTTCTGGACAAATCCACAAATCAAACTGCATTTGACAGAGAAAGATGATGGGCAAGAAGACTGCACGTTCATAGCAGCCCTGATGCAGAAGGATCGCCGCAAACTCAAAAAGCTCGGCGCTGAAATGCTAACCATCGGCTACTCTATTTATGAG AGCCCCAGCGGAGACGGACACTTGAACAAAGATTTCTTCAGGTACCACCCCTCCAAGGCAAGGAGCAAAACCTACATTAATCTGAGGGAAGTATCTGACCGCTTCAAGCTGCCTCCTGGTGATTACGTTCTTATTCCTACCACCTTCGAGCCGCACCAGGAAGCCGACTTCTGCCTGAGGATTTTCTCAGAGAAGAAGGCCATCACCAA GGATCTAGATGAAAATGTTGCCATCGATCTCCCTGAG CCTCCAAACCCAACCCCAAGCCcacaagaaacagaagaagagaagcagtTCCGGGCGTTGTTTGAACAGATTTCAGGAAAG gACATGGAGATAAATGCAGAAGAACTCGAATATATTCTGAatgtcatattaaaaaaaa CAAAGAACATCAAATTCAAGAATTTAAGTCTCATTTCATGCCGAAACATCATTTCTCTTATGGAC TCCAGTGGCAATGGGAAACTGGAATTTAACGAGTTCAAAGTTTTCTGGGAGAGAATGAAGAAATGGATT AATATCTTTCTTCAGTTTGACTTTGATAAATCTGGCTCCATGTCCTCATATGAGCTTCGTAGCGCTCTAAAAGCTGCAG GATACCAGCTCAACAACTACCTGCTGCAGCTGATTGTTCTCCGATACTCTGATGAACAGTTCCAGATTGAATTTGATGATTTTCTGAATTGCTTAATTCGCTTAGAGAATGCAAGTC GAGTATTCCAGGCACTGAGCGTGAAAAACAAGGAGTTCATTAACCTGAATATAAGTGAG TTCATCAACCTGGCCATGAATATCTGA
- the CAPN9 gene encoding calpain-9 isoform X2: MPYPYREAKPRRPALPRDARDTHSSGQGYEALRQECRRRGVLFEDPDFPATDASLFFSEKPPVPFIWKRPGDIVKDPKFILGGATRTDICQGDLGDCWLLAAIASLTLNEKTLARVVPPNQNFGPDYAGIFHFQFWQHNEWLDVVVDDRLPTFKGRLVFLHSAEHNEFWSALLEKAYAKLNGSYEALKGGSTIEAMEDFTGGVGEMYEVKRAPDNFYEILEKALKRCSMVGCSIDTSSAAESEAKTPFGLIKGHAYSVTGIDEVTYRGRKVQLIRIRNPWGQVEWNGPWSDKMKFEDFKMHFDKVEICNLTPDALEDSTPQKWEVTIHQGSWVRGSTAGGCRNFLETFWTNPQIKLHLTEKDDGQEDCTFIAALMQKDRRKLKKLGAEMLTIGYSIYESPSGDGHLNKDFFRYHPSKARSKTYINLREVSDRFKLPPGDYVLIPTTFEPHQEADFCLRIFSEKKAITKDLDENVAIDLPEPPNPTPSPQETEEEKQFRALFEQISGKDMEINAEELEYILNVILKKTKNIKFKNLSLISCRNIISLMDSSGNGKLEFNEFKVFWERMKKWINIFLQFDFDKSGSMSSYELRSALKAAGYQLNNYLLQLIVLRYSDEQFQIEFDDFLNCLIRLENASRVFQALSVKNKEFINLNISEFINLAMNI, translated from the exons ATGCCCTACCCATACCGGGAGGCGaagccgcggcgcccggcgctgccgcgggaCGCGCGGGACACCCACAGCTCGGGGCAAGGCTACGAGGCGCTGCGGCAGGAgtgccggcgccgcggggtGCTCTTCGAGGACCCCGACTTCCCCGCCACTGACGCGTCGCTCTTCTTCAGCGAGAAGCCACCCGTCCCCTTCATCTGGAAGAGGCCCGGG GACATTGTCAAAGATCCCAAGTTTATCCTTGGAGGAGCCACAAGAACTGACATCTGTCAAGGGGATCTCG GTGACTGCTGGCTGTTAGCAGCCATCGCTTCTCTCACACTGAATGAAAAAACATTAGCAAGGGTGGTGCCACCAAATCAAAATTTTGGGCCAGATTATGCTGGAATATTTCACTTTCAG TTTTGGCAGCACAATGAGTGGCTGGATGTCGTGGTTGACGATCGATTACCCACCTTCAAAGGCCGCTTGGTTTTCCTGCACTCAGCTGAACACAATGAATTTTGGAGTGCCTTACTAGAGAAAGCCTATGCCAA GCTGAACGGCAGCTACGAGGCCCTGAAAGGAGGCAGCACAATAGAAGCCATGGAAGATTTCACTGGAGGAGTAGGAGAAATGTATGAGGTTAAAAGGGCTCCTGATAATTTCTATGAAATCCtagagaaagctctgaaaagatGTTCAATGGTGGGCTGCTCTATCGAT aCCAGCAGTGCTGCCGAGTCAGAAGCCAAAACCCCCTTTGGGCTTATAAAGGGCCATGCTTACTCCGTGACTGGCATCGACGAG GTGACCTATCGGGGCCGGAAAGTGCAGCTCATAAGAATAAGGAATCCCTGGGGCCAGGTGGAGTGGAACGGCCCATGGAGTGACAA GATGAAATTTGAAGacttcaaaatgcattttgataaAGTTGAGATCTGCAATCTCACTCCAGATGCCCTGGAAGACAGCACTCCCCAAAAGTGGGAGGTGACCATCCACCAGGGGAGCTGGGTCCGGGGATCCACTGCTGGAGGATGCAGAAATTTTCTAG AGACTTTCTGGACAAATCCACAAATCAAACTGCATTTGACAGAGAAAGATGATGGGCAAGAAGACTGCACGTTCATAGCAGCCCTGATGCAGAAGGATCGCCGCAAACTCAAAAAGCTCGGCGCTGAAATGCTAACCATCGGCTACTCTATTTATGAG AGCCCCAGCGGAGACGGACACTTGAACAAAGATTTCTTCAGGTACCACCCCTCCAAGGCAAGGAGCAAAACCTACATTAATCTGAGGGAAGTATCTGACCGCTTCAAGCTGCCTCCTGGTGATTACGTTCTTATTCCTACCACCTTCGAGCCGCACCAGGAAGCCGACTTCTGCCTGAGGATTTTCTCAGAGAAGAAGGCCATCACCAA GGATCTAGATGAAAATGTTGCCATCGATCTCCCTGAG CCTCCAAACCCAACCCCAAGCCcacaagaaacagaagaagagaagcagtTCCGGGCGTTGTTTGAACAGATTTCAGGAAAG gACATGGAGATAAATGCAGAAGAACTCGAATATATTCTGAatgtcatattaaaaaaaa CAAAGAACATCAAATTCAAGAATTTAAGTCTCATTTCATGCCGAAACATCATTTCTCTTATGGAC TCCAGTGGCAATGGGAAACTGGAATTTAACGAGTTCAAAGTTTTCTGGGAGAGAATGAAGAAATGGATT AATATCTTTCTTCAGTTTGACTTTGATAAATCTGGCTCCATGTCCTCATATGAGCTTCGTAGCGCTCTAAAAGCTGCAG GATACCAGCTCAACAACTACCTGCTGCAGCTGATTGTTCTCCGATACTCTGATGAACAGTTCCAGATTGAATTTGATGATTTTCTGAATTGCTTAATTCGCTTAGAGAATGCAAGTC GAGTATTCCAGGCACTGAGCGTGAAAAACAAGGAGTTCATTAACCTGAATATAAGTGAG TTCATCAACCTGGCCATGAATATCTGA
- the CAPN9 gene encoding calpain-9 isoform X1: MPYPYREAKPRRPALPRDARDTHSSGQGYEALRQECRRRGVLFEDPDFPATDASLFFSEKPPVPFIWKRPGDIVKDPKFILGGATRTDICQGDLGDCWLLAAIASLTLNEKTLARVVPPNQNFGPDYAGIFHFQFWQHNEWLDVVVDDRLPTFKGRLVFLHSAEHNEFWSALLEKAYAKLNGSYEALKGGSTIEAMEDFTGGVGEMYEVKRAPDNFYEILEKALKRCSMVGCSIDTSSAAESEAKTPFGLIKGHAYSVTGIDEVTYRGRKVQLIRIRNPWGQVEWNGPWSDNSPEWRSVSPSEQKRLSQTALDDGEFWMKFEDFKMHFDKVEICNLTPDALEDSTPQKWEVTIHQGSWVRGSTAGGCRNFLETFWTNPQIKLHLTEKDDGQEDCTFIAALMQKDRRKLKKLGAEMLTIGYSIYESPSGDGHLNKDFFRYHPSKARSKTYINLREVSDRFKLPPGDYVLIPTTFEPHQEADFCLRIFSEKKAITKDLDENVAIDLPEPPNPTPSPQETEEEKQFRALFEQISGKDMEINAEELEYILNVILKKTKNIKFKNLSLISCRNIISLMDSSGNGKLEFNEFKVFWERMKKWINIFLQFDFDKSGSMSSYELRSALKAAGYQLNNYLLQLIVLRYSDEQFQIEFDDFLNCLIRLENASRVFQALSVKNKEFINLNISEFINLAMNI; encoded by the exons ATGCCCTACCCATACCGGGAGGCGaagccgcggcgcccggcgctgccgcgggaCGCGCGGGACACCCACAGCTCGGGGCAAGGCTACGAGGCGCTGCGGCAGGAgtgccggcgccgcggggtGCTCTTCGAGGACCCCGACTTCCCCGCCACTGACGCGTCGCTCTTCTTCAGCGAGAAGCCACCCGTCCCCTTCATCTGGAAGAGGCCCGGG GACATTGTCAAAGATCCCAAGTTTATCCTTGGAGGAGCCACAAGAACTGACATCTGTCAAGGGGATCTCG GTGACTGCTGGCTGTTAGCAGCCATCGCTTCTCTCACACTGAATGAAAAAACATTAGCAAGGGTGGTGCCACCAAATCAAAATTTTGGGCCAGATTATGCTGGAATATTTCACTTTCAG TTTTGGCAGCACAATGAGTGGCTGGATGTCGTGGTTGACGATCGATTACCCACCTTCAAAGGCCGCTTGGTTTTCCTGCACTCAGCTGAACACAATGAATTTTGGAGTGCCTTACTAGAGAAAGCCTATGCCAA GCTGAACGGCAGCTACGAGGCCCTGAAAGGAGGCAGCACAATAGAAGCCATGGAAGATTTCACTGGAGGAGTAGGAGAAATGTATGAGGTTAAAAGGGCTCCTGATAATTTCTATGAAATCCtagagaaagctctgaaaagatGTTCAATGGTGGGCTGCTCTATCGAT aCCAGCAGTGCTGCCGAGTCAGAAGCCAAAACCCCCTTTGGGCTTATAAAGGGCCATGCTTACTCCGTGACTGGCATCGACGAG GTGACCTATCGGGGCCGGAAAGTGCAGCTCATAAGAATAAGGAATCCCTGGGGCCAGGTGGAGTGGAACGGCCCATGGAGTGACAA ttctCCAGAGTGGCGCTCGGTTAGCCCATCTGAGCAGAAACGCTTATCGCAGACAGCACTGGATGATGGAGAGTTCTG GATGAAATTTGAAGacttcaaaatgcattttgataaAGTTGAGATCTGCAATCTCACTCCAGATGCCCTGGAAGACAGCACTCCCCAAAAGTGGGAGGTGACCATCCACCAGGGGAGCTGGGTCCGGGGATCCACTGCTGGAGGATGCAGAAATTTTCTAG AGACTTTCTGGACAAATCCACAAATCAAACTGCATTTGACAGAGAAAGATGATGGGCAAGAAGACTGCACGTTCATAGCAGCCCTGATGCAGAAGGATCGCCGCAAACTCAAAAAGCTCGGCGCTGAAATGCTAACCATCGGCTACTCTATTTATGAG AGCCCCAGCGGAGACGGACACTTGAACAAAGATTTCTTCAGGTACCACCCCTCCAAGGCAAGGAGCAAAACCTACATTAATCTGAGGGAAGTATCTGACCGCTTCAAGCTGCCTCCTGGTGATTACGTTCTTATTCCTACCACCTTCGAGCCGCACCAGGAAGCCGACTTCTGCCTGAGGATTTTCTCAGAGAAGAAGGCCATCACCAA GGATCTAGATGAAAATGTTGCCATCGATCTCCCTGAG CCTCCAAACCCAACCCCAAGCCcacaagaaacagaagaagagaagcagtTCCGGGCGTTGTTTGAACAGATTTCAGGAAAG gACATGGAGATAAATGCAGAAGAACTCGAATATATTCTGAatgtcatattaaaaaaaa CAAAGAACATCAAATTCAAGAATTTAAGTCTCATTTCATGCCGAAACATCATTTCTCTTATGGAC TCCAGTGGCAATGGGAAACTGGAATTTAACGAGTTCAAAGTTTTCTGGGAGAGAATGAAGAAATGGATT AATATCTTTCTTCAGTTTGACTTTGATAAATCTGGCTCCATGTCCTCATATGAGCTTCGTAGCGCTCTAAAAGCTGCAG GATACCAGCTCAACAACTACCTGCTGCAGCTGATTGTTCTCCGATACTCTGATGAACAGTTCCAGATTGAATTTGATGATTTTCTGAATTGCTTAATTCGCTTAGAGAATGCAAGTC GAGTATTCCAGGCACTGAGCGTGAAAAACAAGGAGTTCATTAACCTGAATATAAGTGAG TTCATCAACCTGGCCATGAATATCTGA